The stretch of DNA CCAGCCGCAGATCGTTGGTGCCCACCCGCAGCGGCCACCACAGCATAAACAGTCCATCTGGCCCCACATTTACCGTCTGTCCGCTGACCTTCAGGCTGGCTCCCGGCGCTACGCTGCCTTCCAAAATCACATGGTCAAACGCCACGCGGTGACCTTCGGGCGGATAGGCCACGAACACGTCTGGTGCGGCGCGGGCAGAAGAGGCGAGCGGAACGGCAAGCAGGGCGGCGAGCAGAGCGAAACGGGACAGCAACGGCATAGGGCAGGGTTTAGCACGGCGGGGAATGGGCCGGATGTGCGCTAGAAAGAACAACCGAAGGATGTAGAAAACTTTACAAATCTTTTTCTTCTTTCTCTGGGCCGCCCTATCATGAGCCTACTCATGAATGACGATCTGCTGCGGGCTTACCGGGAGGCATTGCCGGACTATGAGGCACTCAGGGACGCGGCGGTGGCCCACACCACGCGCCTGCTGACGGCGGCGGGCCTGAACATCCACCACATCACTGGGCGGGTTAAGCGGGCGGGCAGTTTGGAGGACAAGTTGCGGCGCAAGGCGGGCCGTTACGACTCGCTGGACGACGTGACCGACCTCGTGGCCGTGCGCGTCATCACCTATTTCGAGTCGGATGTGGGCGTGGTGTCGCGCCTGATCGAAAAGCATCATGAGGTGGACTGGAACCACTCGATAGACAAATCGAAGATGCATGACCCCGACAGATTTGGCTATATGGGCGTGCATTACGTGGTGCGCGTGCCGGAAGGCGGGTTGCAGGGGGACGGACTGGACGTAAGCGGGCGGCTGGGTGGACGCTTAGGCGGGGCCAGATTCGAGGTGCAGATCAGGTCTATTTTGCAGCACGCTTGGGCCGAAATAGAGCACGACCTGGGCTACAAGAACCGCGAGGCTGTGCCACGTGAGGTGCGCCGACGCTTTTACCGACTGGCGGGCCTGCTGGAGATGGCCGACGAAGAATTCATGGCCCTGCACCGCATGACCCGCGACTACGCCGCCACTTTGCCCGAACGGGTGGCCGCCGCCCCAGACGACGTGTTTATTGATGCCCAGAGCATGACCCACCTGCTGACCCTGCCACCCGTGCGGGATCTGGATACGGCGGTGGCTAAGGAATTAGGCGTGCGCCTGCTGTCTCATTGGTCTGACCCCGAACGCCCGCAGCGCTTGGCGAGCCTGCTGCATTACGTCGGGGTGCGCTCGGTGGGCCTGCTGCACAAGGAACTGAAGCGCAACGAGGGCGACATCAGACGCTTTGCGGCGGCGCTGATGCCCCGGCTGCGGCAGGCCTGGACTCCGGCGGGCGGCGCTCGCCCCGGCACCAGCGTGGTGCATTACGCGCTGCTGCGGGCGTGCAGCAACGCCAGCCTGGAACCCAGCGAAGTGGTGACGCTGCTTGACCTGAGCGGCGCGGGCAACGAATCCGAGATGGTGCGTGCGGTGCGCGAGGTGTATCAGGAAGTGACCGGACTGACGGCAGCGGAACGGACGCAGGTCACCGAGATTCGGTAATAGAGCAGGCCCGCATACCTTTCGATTGAAAGCAATGTGCTCAATAAACTTGACATTCATTAACCTGGCGGTCAGAATCCAGCCCAGAGATACCCATGACCAATGACATTCTTTCTCCCGACGCCGACGCCCCATACACGCCGCTGATTCCCGCGCATTCGTGGGCCATCATCGATTCCACCCTGCGGGAAGGCGAGCAATTTGCACGGGGCAACTTTAAAACCGACGACAAGATAGAGATCGCCCGCGCTCTGGACGCCTTCGGGGTGGAATTCATAGAAGTGACCACGCCGATGGTGAGCAAGCAGACGCAGGCCGACATTCGCAAGCTGACCGAATTGGGACTGAACGCCAAAATTCTGACCCATGTGCGCTGCCATATGGACGACGTGCAGCGGGCGGTAGACACGGGCGTAGACGGCCTGGATCTCCTGTTCGGCACCAGCAGTTTCCTGCGTGAATTCAGTCACGGCAAGAACATCGGCCAGATTATCGAGGCGGCGCAGGAAGTGATCGGATGGATTAAAACCAACCGCCCAGACCTGCAAATCCGCTTCAGTGCCGAGGACACCTTCCGCAGCGAGGAGGCCGATTTGATGGCGGTGTATGCAGCCGTGTCCAAGCTGGGCGTGCACAGAGTGGGCTTAGCCGATACGGTCGGTGTTGCCACGCCCCGGCAGGTGTATACGCTGGTGCGCGAGGTTCGCAAGGTCATTCACGAGGGCTGCGGCATCGAGTTTCACGGCCACAACGACACGGGCTGCGCGATCAGCAACGCCTATGAAGCGGTAGAAGCAGGCGCGACGCATATCGACACGACGATTTTGGGCATAGGAGAACGCAACGGCATTACGCCGCTGGGGGGCTTTTTAGCCCGAATGTTCACCTTCGATCCGCAGGGCCTCACCGAAAAATACAATCTGGAACTCTTGCCCGAACTTGACCGCATGATTGCCCGCATGGTGGATCTGCCGATTCCGTGGAACAACTACCTGACCGGAGAATTTGCCTACAACCACAAGGCCGGAATGCACCTGAAGGCCATCTACCTGAATCCCGGCGCATACGAGGCGATTCCGCCGGGGGTGTTCGGCGTTGGCCGCCGCATTCAGGCCGCGAGTAAGGTCACGGGCAAGCACGCCATCGGCCACCGCGCCCGCGAACTGGGCCTGCACTACGGCGAGGACGCCCTGCGCCGCGTGACCGACCACATCAAGGCGTTGGCCGAACATAATGAGTTGGATGACGCGCACTTGGAACAGGTGTTGCGGGAATGGGTGAGCGCGTAGGTTGAGTTGGGGAGTTCGCCCGGAATCGTCAGCCGAATTGAGCCATTCGACGGAAGTTAGGCTAGGCGACCATCGCTGTCGGCTAGAAGGTGGCTGCTGTCCCCGGCCCGCCGCACGCTACCCTTTAACCCGTGAGCGCCGACGATCCCAATTCCAGAACCGCCCATTCCTACCGCGTCTTCCTGCCTGTCGGAAAAACGGTGGCTGTGTTTACTCATGCTCAGGGCGACCTTCAAACCCTCGCTGGTCAGGCTGATGCGCCACTCAGCGCCTTCATCGAGGCAGCAGATTTTTCGGGTGTGAGCCTCCGCATTTTTACCCCCACCCGCGAAAAAGGTGAGAGCGATTCGGCAGCGGTAGCAGCGTTGGCGCACCTGTTCTCGGCGGGCCAGATTGCCGATGTGACCGAAGTGCAGATGGGCGGCAAGAGCGTGGGGGCGCAACTCTGCGGCGGCGAATGGCTGCTGCTTCAGGGCGACGTGACGGCGGCACAACTGGAGGCCGACCTCTCCCCCATTGGCCTTTCGGGTACGGCCTGGACAGCCTCAGCGGGCCGCGCCAATCTGGTCGTGCAGGTGCCGGATCTGGCAACGTTGGACGCCTTTACTCCCGACAACGCTGCCATTTCAGACCTGAACAGGGCCACCGATACCACCGGACTGATTCTTTACACGCTGGCCGCCGAAGGCCGTGAAGACGTGAGTTTCCGGGCGTTTGGGCCGCTGAAAGGCTTTAGCGAGGACGCCGCGAGTTCCAATATGTTCGCCTGCCTGACCGGAGTGCTGGCGGCGCGGGGGCAAGTGCCCGCAGGGGCGGAAACCATTCGTGGGGCGCAGCGGCAACCGGGGCAATTTGCCCGCCTCACGGCTCAGTTCGTGCCCACTGGGGCGGGCGCAGGCGGCGTCTGGGTGGGTGGCAAAGCAGAATTGACCGAACTGGCTTCCGCTTGACCAGGCTCACACGGCCCGCCACCCTCAACAGCTTTCGGCGCGACTGGTCGGCGGGCGCAGGCATCGCAGGGTTTGTGGTGGTGTTGGTGGGAGCCGCCAGCAGCATCGGCCTGCTGGTGGGCGCGGCGCGGGACTTTGGGCTGACGGCCAGCCAGACGGCCAGTTGGGTTTTGGCCTGCTACCTTGCCATCAGCATTTCGGGCGCGGCGCTGACATGGCACACGCGGGCCCCCATCAGCATGGCGTGGAGTACGCCGGGGCTGGCGCTGGTGGCCTCCGTTGCGGCCAGCAGCAGCCTCACTTATCCCGAAGTGCTGGGCGCATATGTGCTGAGCGCCGCCGTGATGTTGGTGCTGGGCGTAACGGGCGCGTTCGAGCGGGTCACGTCGCGGCTGCCGCCTGCTCTGGCAAACGCACTGTTGGCGGGCGTGCTGCTGCCCTTCGTGCTGGGTGCATTCCGGGCCTTGCCGCTTGCGCCCCTGCCAGTGGGCGGCATGCTGGCCGTGTTCGTGCTGGGCCGGATTTACTTTGCGCGTTGGGCGGTTCCGGCGGCGCTGGTGGTAGGCGCAGGATTGTCGGTGGCAGCGGGCATGGTGGGCGAACTGAACCCGGCTGGGGCCTCTATTTTTGGCACGCTGGTCTGGACGACTCCGGCGTTTAGCGTCCGGGCCGCACTGAGTTTGGCGCTGCCCATGACCATTCTCACTCTCGCTTCTCAGCAGTTGCCGGGGCTGGCGGTGTTGCGGGCCTGCGGCTTCGGGCGGGTTCCGGTCAGTCCTCTGATTACAGCGTCGGGGATTGGCAGCCTGCTGGCGGCTCCGTTTGGCGGGCACTCCACCAATCTGGCCGCCATCACCGCCGCCATTTCTGCCGGAGAAGAAGCCCACCCCGACCCGGCGCGGCGCTGGCCTGCCAGCATCAGCGCGGCATTCTTTTATCTGCTGCTGGGCGTGTTCGCGGGCTGGCTGGTGGGCGCGGTGGCGGCTATTCCGGTGGCGGTGGTGTCGGCGCTGGCAGGGCTGGCGTTGGTGGGAACCGCGCTCAGCAGTCTGGTGGCCGCACTGGGCGCAGGGCAGGAGCGGGAAGCCGCGTTTCTGACCCTGGCGATTACGGCCAGCGGCGTAACCGTGTGGGGCGTGGGCAGTCCGGTGTGGGGCCTGTTGGTAGGGGGCGCGGTGCTGTGGCTGGGGGGGCGGCGGGAAAAAGTCAGTTGAGGTTGGGGGAGGTCTAAGCGTCTAGGGTCTGAGATGTTGGGGCGGGAATGGTTACTGGGTGGCCCCCTCCCATCCCGTTGTCTTACAGCCCCCCTCTCTGCTCTGCAGCTCGGCGAGTCCCACAGGTGGAAAGAGTAACAACACACACTCGGGACTCTTTTAATTCCGTATAAGAACGCCTCCTATAGAGGTACATGTAGCTTTTCCCCTCGCCCTTGTGGGAGAGGGCCTTGCAGAGCAAGGGGTGAGGGGGCCACCCAGCGACAAACTCTCCACCTGTTCGGAACTAATTTTCAGTTTCTATGACTGAGCGACAAGGGTTGCCCTTCCCCCTCCACAACGCCGTATCCTCTCCCCATGCCTTCCCCGGATACCCTGCCGTTTGCGCTGCACGCCCTCCGCAACCAATTTCCGCCGCTGCTGCACGGGCGAGCCTACCTCGACAACGCGGCGGGCGGCCTGCTTCCCCGGCGCAGTATAGAGGCGATAACGGCGCACCTGACGCAGTTTGGGGCCACCAACGCCATGCCCAGTCACGCGCCGGGACAGGCTGTCCTCGACCTGAAAACGCGGGCGCGGGCGGCCACAGCCCTCTTTTTAAATGCTGAAGCACACGACGTGGCGCTGGGGCCAAGTTCTACCGCCCTGAATTTCCGCTTGGCGGCGGCGTTTGCACGGCTATGGGGGCCGGGCGACGAGGTGATTCTGAGTGGGCTGGAGCATGAGGCCAACGCCAGCCCGTGGCGCGAACTGGAACGCGTAGGCGTCACGGTGCATGTATGGCACGCCCGCCAACCCACCATGCAACTGCATCTCGATGACCTCCGCGCCCTGCTGACGCCCCGTACCCGCCTCGTGGCCGTGACCGCTGCCAGCAACGTGCTGGGCGTGACCGTGAACATTCCCGAAGTCTCAGCTTTGGCCCGCGAAGCTGGTGCCTGGACGGTGGTAGACGCCGTTCACGCTGCCCCACACGCCTTCCCCGATGTGCAGACCTGGGGCGCAGATTTCATCTCGTTTAGCCCCTACAAGGTCTGGGGGCCGCATTTGGGGGCACTCTGGATTCGGCCAGAACTGCGCGGGCAGTTGCCGTGGCCCAAGCTCAGCTTTGTGCCAGACGGCGATATTACCGGCCTGGAATACGGCACGCCACCCTTCGAGCTGCTGGCGGGCTGGCTGGGCACACTGGATTATCTGCGCGAATTGGGCGGGGGCCAGAACGTTGAGAATCAGCAGCTGACCCGCGCTGCATTGCTGGCCGCCTCACACCGCATTGGCGAGTTGGAGCGGCCTGTGCTGACGCGGCTACTGGAAGGGTTGCTTCACACCCCCGGCGTTACAGTGTACGGCCCACAAAACATGGAGAACCGGGTCGGAACGGTGGCCTTCCGCGTGGCGGGCCAAACGCCTGCTCAGACTGCCGAAGCCCTCAGTGCACGCGGCGTAGATGTGGGCGCGGGTCACTTTTACGCCGTGCAGCCCTTGCAGGATTTGGGCGTGTATCCGGAGGGCGTGGTGCGGGCCAGCATTGCCCATTACACGACTGAGGAGGATGTGGAACGGCTGCTGGCTGGGTTGCGCTAGAGAAGGTGGCGCTAGAGTTCCACTGCCGCGTTCAGTTCATCTCTAAACCGTTTGGCCGCCGCCACACTCGCCGCCACATCCAGCCCAGCCGCGTACTGCACACCCCGGCTGGCGCTGGCGAGTGCGCCCGTTCCCCCCGCATGAAAGGCGGGCGCGAGGTCGGCGGCGGCGGCTCCCTGTGCACCCAGTCCGGGCAGCAGGAGCAGGGCGTGCGGCATCAGGGCGCGGAAGGTGGCAAGGTCGCGGGCGTGGGTGGCCCCGACCACCGCGCCGACGCTGGCATATGTTCCCGCTTCGGCCTCGGCTCCCACTTCTTCAGTGTTCAGGCGGGCCACCTCTACGGCCACCCGCTCACTGACGCCGCTGCCCTGCACGTCGGCCTGGTCGGGGTTGCTGGTCTTGACGAGCACAAAAATGCCGCCGCCGTTGGCCTGCGCCGCCTCTACAAACGGGGTCAGGGTGGCAAAGCCCAGAAACGCGTTCACGGTCAGGGCGTCTCCGGCGTGGGGGCCGCCCAGCCACGCACGGGCGTAGGCCTCGGCGGTGCTGCCGATGTCGCCGCGTTTGCCGTCCAGAATCACGGGCAATCCCAGCGTGCGGGCCAGCGCACACACTTCTTCCAGCAGGGTAAAACCGGGCAGGCCTAGTGCCTCGAAGAAGGCCAGCTGGGGCTTCACGCAGGCGGCAAACGGGGCGGTGGCCTCCATCACATCCAGCGTGTGCAGCCGCAGATGCGCCGTGTCCCGGTAAGCGTCGGCGCGGGGGTCGAGGCCGACACACAGCCGCGTCTGGTGGGTCAGCGTGCGCTCGGTGACGGCAGCGGCAAAGGAAGGCAGCATCGGAGCAGGAAGCGCGGTCTGGGGCATTGGGAAGCAGGCTAACACGGCAGTTGGAGGCGGCAAAAGCTTGAGCGGTGGATGGCCGCGCTACACTGGCGGCTATGCGGCTTTCGGCCACCGACGTTTACGCTTTTCAGGCGCTGGGCTATTTGGGACTTCAACACGGAGCGCCTGTGGGCGCCGCGCCCCAACCGGGCCAGCCCACAGGCCAAACGGTTGGCCAGCCTTCACGCTGGATTTCCAGCGACGAGATCAGCGAGGCCACCGGGATTCACCGCCCGTATCTGGTACGAATTCTGGCCGCGCTGACCGCCAAGGGCGTGGTCAAAAGTAAAAAAGGCATCGGCGGCGGTTACGCGCTGGCCCGCAAGCCTCAGCTTATTTCTCTGTGCGAAGTGGTGCGGGCCATAGACGGTCCGGTGGCCCCGCTGAGCTGTATCAGCCTGAACTGGCACGAGGAATGCGTGGAGCAGGAGCGGTGCCACGCCCGCAACACCATCTATACCCGTATGCGTGACGCCATGCTGGCCGTGCTGCAAGAGTTCAGCGTGCAAGATCTGGTGGTAGATGCACGGCAGGGCGTGAGCTACGGCCACTGCCTCGGCCACCTGCTGAAGCCGAACGCCTGAGCGGGGCATGTGGGTTTAAGGGTGCGGTGTTCTAAATCTTGTGAGATGTCAAAGGTGTTACGGACGTGTCAGAGGTTCTCAATAGACTTTCGTTCCTGCTCTTCTTAAACCCTTCGACCCCTAACCCTCAGACCACCCCCACTGCCCCCAAGCAAAAAGCAGACAAGTTGATCATTCTTGTCATCTAATACTCTATGCTATGGGCATGACGGTTTTGCCTTCTTCCCCAAGCTCTCCTGCCCCAAAGGTGGCCGCCCGCACCGACCTTTCGACGCTGCGGTTCAACCAGTGGACTGTGGTGGGCGTGACGCTACTGGGCCTCGTGCTGGGCGCGTTTTCTGGCCTGGGCTTTATGCTGCTGCTGGCGCTGGGCGCGGCCATGTTGCTGGGTGCGATGCGCCCCGACCTCTCGCCGCTGCGGGCCGCCTACCGAATGTTGGGGTCAGCGCTGGGCCTGAAGCCGGATGTGGTGGACGAAGACCCCCGCGCCCATCACTTTGCACAGGGCGTGGGCGGCGTATTTTTGCTGGCCGCCGGGCTGAGTGGACTGCTGGGCCTGACCGTGCCGGGCACCGTACTGGGCCTGATGGTGATCGCCCTCGCTGCACTGAATTTGTCGCAAAAAATCTGTGTGGGCTGCCTGATGTACTTCCAATACCGCCGCCTGCGCTACGCCGTCCTGAGCCGCTGAATCTAGCCGTCTAAAACTGCCCCCAAAGGAACTTGCCATGTCTGACATCGAAACCCTGAAAAAAGAACTGCCCCCCTTTGAAATCTTTGACCTGATTCCGCAGTACGCGGCGGCGGGCCAGATCGACCCAGAGAAGATCGACCTGTTGAAGTGGGCCGGGGTCTATCCTCAGCGCCCGCAGGAAGACGGCTTTCTGATGATGCGCGTGAAGGTGCCCACTGCCGAGCTGAGCGCGGCGACCCTGCGCGTGGTGGCGGGCATTGCCGAGGACTACGGGCGCGGGCTGCTGGACGTGACCGACCGTCAGGCCTTCCAGTTTCACTGGCTGCGAATCCAGGACATTCCCGACATTCTGAACCGACTGGAAACAGTGGGTCTGCACACGCGCGGAGCCTGCGGCGACACCGTGCGGGCCGTGATCGCCTCGCCCTTAGCCGGACTGGACGCCCGCGAGCGCATCGACGTTCGCCCGCTGGCTGCCGCGATGGAAGGCAGCCTGAGCGGCAACAAAGAATTTGAAGACCTGCCCCGCAAGTTCAAGATCAGCATTACGGCTACGCCCGAACTGGAAGGCATTCATCACATCAACGACATCGGATTCCTGGCCCATGAAGTCAACGGCGAGGTGGGATTTGACGTGTGGGTGGGCGGCGGTCTCGGTGCAGTGGCGCACCTTGCCAAGCGCCTCGGCGTATTTATCCGGCCTGATCAGGTCATCGAAGTGGGCCGTGCTATCACGGGAGCCTACCGCGACCATGGGTACCGCCAGAACCGCAAAAAGAGCCGCCTGAAGTACCTGATCAAAGACCTCGGCCCCGACAAGTTCCGTGAAATTGTGGAAACGGAATACCTCGGCTACAAGCTCCCAGACGGCCCCGCCGCACCTGTGGCCCGCTTCGGCGGCAGCGATGTGCTGGGTGTCAACCCGCAGCGTGACGGCCTGAATTACGTGGTTCTGTCGACCACTGTGGGCCGCATCAATCCCGTCAAAGCCCGCGCTCTGGCTGACCTGTCGGAACGCTACGGCAAGGGCGTGCTGCGAACCACGGCCTTTCAGAACATGATGATTCCGCATGTGCAGACGGAAGATGTGGACGCGCTGGTGGCCGAGTTGGCCCTGCTGGAACTGGCCCCCAAAGCCACCCTGCGCGGCACCACCATTGCCTGCACCGGCACCCAGTTTTGCCGCCTCGCGCTGACCGAAACCAAAGCGCGGGTGGCGGGCATGATCGATGAGCTGGAGCCCAAACACGCCGATCTGGACGTGCCCTTCGTGATCAACCTGACGGGCTGCTCCAACGCCTGCACGCGCTATCAGGTGGCCGATCTGGGCTTCATGGGAGCGCAGCGCATTCGCAAGGACGAGAGCGGCGAGGACGTGGCCGAAGAGGTTTACAACGTGCATCTGGCCGGCAGCATCGGGCAGGCCGAGCGTCTGGGAGCCAAACTGAAAGGCATCGTGCCCGCTACGCGCCTGACTGAATACACCGACAAGGTACTCAGCGACTTTAAGGCCAATAAAGGCGCGGGAGAGAGCTTTGTGGAGTACGCAGACCGCGTGGGCCAAGGCCACTTCTTGCCCGATACGGTACTGATTGACGCGCCTGTGGCCGAGGCGGTTCTCGCGTGAGTCAGGCCGCCGAAGGCCGGGTGCTGTGGTTTACTGGGCTGTCGGGCGCGGGCAAAAGCACGCTAGCCTCTGCACTGCACGCCGAACTGCTGGCAGCGGGCGTGAAGACCGAACTGCTGGACGGTGACGCCGTGCGCGAGAACCTCAGCAAAGGCCTCGGCTTCTCCAAGGCTGACCGCGATACCAACGTGCGCCGGATCGCGTTCGTAGCGGGCCTACTGGCAGGGCACGGCGTGACGGTGCTGGTCAGCGCCATTTCTCCCTACGCGGATACCCGGCGCGAGGTGCTGGCCGCCCTGCCCAACGCCAGCGAAATCTTTGTGGACGCGCCGCTGGAAACCGTGACCGAACGCGATGTGAAGGGTCTATATCTGAAAGCCATCGCCGGAGAAATCGCGCACTTTACGGGCGTTTCTGATCCCTACGAAGCGCCGACTGCACCTGATCTGCACCTCCGAACAGACCGCCTGAGCGTGGAGGAATGCCTGAACCTGCTGCGGCCTCTGGCTGGACTGAGCCAACCTCATCTGCGCCAACCTGATCCACAGGAAGCCGTTTCCGCATGACGGCGCTGGAAGAACGGCCCACACAGAACACCGCCGTCTTCTCCCCTGCCTTTGATGCCCAGACCGACCCATTGGACGT from Deinococcus sp. QL22 encodes:
- a CDS encoding GTP pyrophosphokinase family protein; translated protein: MNDDLLRAYREALPDYEALRDAAVAHTTRLLTAAGLNIHHITGRVKRAGSLEDKLRRKAGRYDSLDDVTDLVAVRVITYFESDVGVVSRLIEKHHEVDWNHSIDKSKMHDPDRFGYMGVHYVVRVPEGGLQGDGLDVSGRLGGRLGGARFEVQIRSILQHAWAEIEHDLGYKNREAVPREVRRRFYRLAGLLEMADEEFMALHRMTRDYAATLPERVAAAPDDVFIDAQSMTHLLTLPPVRDLDTAVAKELGVRLLSHWSDPERPQRLASLLHYVGVRSVGLLHKELKRNEGDIRRFAAALMPRLRQAWTPAGGARPGTSVVHYALLRACSNASLEPSEVVTLLDLSGAGNESEMVRAVREVYQEVTGLTAAERTQVTEIR
- the lysS gene encoding homocitrate synthase is translated as MTNDILSPDADAPYTPLIPAHSWAIIDSTLREGEQFARGNFKTDDKIEIARALDAFGVEFIEVTTPMVSKQTQADIRKLTELGLNAKILTHVRCHMDDVQRAVDTGVDGLDLLFGTSSFLREFSHGKNIGQIIEAAQEVIGWIKTNRPDLQIRFSAEDTFRSEEADLMAVYAAVSKLGVHRVGLADTVGVATPRQVYTLVREVRKVIHEGCGIEFHGHNDTGCAISNAYEAVEAGATHIDTTILGIGERNGITPLGGFLARMFTFDPQGLTEKYNLELLPELDRMIARMVDLPIPWNNYLTGEFAYNHKAGMHLKAIYLNPGAYEAIPPGVFGVGRRIQAASKVTGKHAIGHRARELGLHYGEDALRRVTDHIKALAEHNELDDAHLEQVLREWVSA
- a CDS encoding PhzF family phenazine biosynthesis protein, coding for MSADDPNSRTAHSYRVFLPVGKTVAVFTHAQGDLQTLAGQADAPLSAFIEAADFSGVSLRIFTPTREKGESDSAAVAALAHLFSAGQIADVTEVQMGGKSVGAQLCGGEWLLLQGDVTAAQLEADLSPIGLSGTAWTASAGRANLVVQVPDLATLDAFTPDNAAISDLNRATDTTGLILYTLAAEGREDVSFRAFGPLKGFSEDAASSNMFACLTGVLAARGQVPAGAETIRGAQRQPGQFARLTAQFVPTGAGAGGVWVGGKAELTELASA
- a CDS encoding benzoate/H(+) symporter BenE family transporter, giving the protein MTRLTRPATLNSFRRDWSAGAGIAGFVVVLVGAASSIGLLVGAARDFGLTASQTASWVLACYLAISISGAALTWHTRAPISMAWSTPGLALVASVAASSSLTYPEVLGAYVLSAAVMLVLGVTGAFERVTSRLPPALANALLAGVLLPFVLGAFRALPLAPLPVGGMLAVFVLGRIYFARWAVPAALVVGAGLSVAAGMVGELNPAGASIFGTLVWTTPAFSVRAALSLALPMTILTLASQQLPGLAVLRACGFGRVPVSPLITASGIGSLLAAPFGGHSTNLAAITAAISAGEEAHPDPARRWPASISAAFFYLLLGVFAGWLVGAVAAIPVAVVSALAGLALVGTALSSLVAALGAGQEREAAFLTLAITASGVTVWGVGSPVWGLLVGGAVLWLGGRREKVS
- a CDS encoding cysteine desulfurase-like protein, whose protein sequence is MPSPDTLPFALHALRNQFPPLLHGRAYLDNAAGGLLPRRSIEAITAHLTQFGATNAMPSHAPGQAVLDLKTRARAATALFLNAEAHDVALGPSSTALNFRLAAAFARLWGPGDEVILSGLEHEANASPWRELERVGVTVHVWHARQPTMQLHLDDLRALLTPRTRLVAVTAASNVLGVTVNIPEVSALAREAGAWTVVDAVHAAPHAFPDVQTWGADFISFSPYKVWGPHLGALWIRPELRGQLPWPKLSFVPDGDITGLEYGTPPFELLAGWLGTLDYLRELGGGQNVENQQLTRAALLAASHRIGELERPVLTRLLEGLLHTPGVTVYGPQNMENRVGTVAFRVAGQTPAQTAEALSARGVDVGAGHFYAVQPLQDLGVYPEGVVRASIAHYTTEEDVERLLAGLR
- the pyrF gene encoding orotidine-5'-phosphate decarboxylase codes for the protein MPQTALPAPMLPSFAAAVTERTLTHQTRLCVGLDPRADAYRDTAHLRLHTLDVMEATAPFAACVKPQLAFFEALGLPGFTLLEEVCALARTLGLPVILDGKRGDIGSTAEAYARAWLGGPHAGDALTVNAFLGFATLTPFVEAAQANGGGIFVLVKTSNPDQADVQGSGVSERVAVEVARLNTEEVGAEAEAGTYASVGAVVGATHARDLATFRALMPHALLLLPGLGAQGAAAADLAPAFHAGGTGALASASRGVQYAAGLDVAASVAAAKRFRDELNAAVEL
- a CDS encoding RrF2 family transcriptional regulator, yielding MRLSATDVYAFQALGYLGLQHGAPVGAAPQPGQPTGQTVGQPSRWISSDEISEATGIHRPYLVRILAALTAKGVVKSKKGIGGGYALARKPQLISLCEVVRAIDGPVAPLSCISLNWHEECVEQERCHARNTIYTRMRDAMLAVLQEFSVQDLVVDARQGVSYGHCLGHLLKPNA
- a CDS encoding DUF4395 domain-containing protein; its protein translation is MTVLPSSPSSPAPKVAARTDLSTLRFNQWTVVGVTLLGLVLGAFSGLGFMLLLALGAAMLLGAMRPDLSPLRAAYRMLGSALGLKPDVVDEDPRAHHFAQGVGGVFLLAAGLSGLLGLTVPGTVLGLMVIALAALNLSQKICVGCLMYFQYRRLRYAVLSR
- a CDS encoding nitrite/sulfite reductase, which encodes MSDIETLKKELPPFEIFDLIPQYAAAGQIDPEKIDLLKWAGVYPQRPQEDGFLMMRVKVPTAELSAATLRVVAGIAEDYGRGLLDVTDRQAFQFHWLRIQDIPDILNRLETVGLHTRGACGDTVRAVIASPLAGLDARERIDVRPLAAAMEGSLSGNKEFEDLPRKFKISITATPELEGIHHINDIGFLAHEVNGEVGFDVWVGGGLGAVAHLAKRLGVFIRPDQVIEVGRAITGAYRDHGYRQNRKKSRLKYLIKDLGPDKFREIVETEYLGYKLPDGPAAPVARFGGSDVLGVNPQRDGLNYVVLSTTVGRINPVKARALADLSERYGKGVLRTTAFQNMMIPHVQTEDVDALVAELALLELAPKATLRGTTIACTGTQFCRLALTETKARVAGMIDELEPKHADLDVPFVINLTGCSNACTRYQVADLGFMGAQRIRKDESGEDVAEEVYNVHLAGSIGQAERLGAKLKGIVPATRLTEYTDKVLSDFKANKGAGESFVEYADRVGQGHFLPDTVLIDAPVAEAVLA
- the cysC gene encoding adenylyl-sulfate kinase is translated as MSQAAEGRVLWFTGLSGAGKSTLASALHAELLAAGVKTELLDGDAVRENLSKGLGFSKADRDTNVRRIAFVAGLLAGHGVTVLVSAISPYADTRREVLAALPNASEIFVDAPLETVTERDVKGLYLKAIAGEIAHFTGVSDPYEAPTAPDLHLRTDRLSVEECLNLLRPLAGLSQPHLRQPDPQEAVSA